The window TTCGGCGCTAAAACGGGTCGTTTCGCTTTCGAAATAAGACTCGGACTTTTGATATACCAGCCCGTAGCCTTCCCGCTCCGGTGCAGAGTCGGCCGGTGCTTGCTGCGGCGCCTGAATAGTCACTGGATCGGCTTGCGCTTTTAGTTGATCCGGTGCGAATAATTCAAAATCCCGGCCGGTAATCTCCTTGACCATGCGTCGAATGATTTGCAGCAACAGATTATCTTTGGAATTAAGTGATGTAACGGTATCCAGGGTTTGCGCTGCGGTTGCAGAAGTTTGCGCTGACTTGCTGAGATCGAGGGTATCTTGAATGGTGTCGTGTGCCGTTTCGGGACGGTGCTTTCGTACTTTATCGGGGTTATCTTCCGGCTTATCGATCCAGACTCGCAGCGATTCGCTGCGTTTGCTAATCTGTTGCGCTTGATATTGGCTTTGCAGGTGGACGGCGGAATTCTGGATAATCATGGCAACCCCCATAGCTCGATTGATTTGAGCTGAATAGCGGCTGACGGCCTGAAATATTAAATATTTAGTTTGTCTTCTATTTTTTGTTTGTAGTTTAGGAAATGGGCGGCCTGTAACTGCTCGTTTCGGTCTGTGCCCAACAGACGACAAGGCACATCTATTTCAGTGATGTGAAACGGATAGTCGTCGTGGTTTTTCCGATAGCCCAGTATGTGGGCGCGGATCGGTTTGAAGCTGTCGGCGTTGGCAACGGAAAACTTTTGTTCGTTACAGTAAATCGCAATAGCACCGCCCTCCTCGGTCGCTATCCGGACTCTCAGATCCATCACACTGGCGCCAAGTTTGACCGGCACAGCGTGACAAGACAGCACCCCCGCTGAATTACGCTGGATTTCATAAAATTTGACACTTAAGCCATCCGGCAATTGCGCGCGCGCCAGCAAGGTTCCCAAAAACACCGAATAGTGGGTGACGACATGTTCCGGGTTGGCATTGCTATGCTGATGGACAAACAGCGCGCCTTTTTCGTCAAGCACGTAAACACCAACGTGTTTGCTGGTAGCATGATAAAAAACCTGAATCACATCAGCCAAATTCTGCGTATATAAAGACGGAATATAGGTTTGATCCAGTACGTAGGCATCAAAAAATACTGCGGAAAATTGCGGATTCGGTTTGGCTAATTCATGTAACAGTTGGTTTTGGGTGTCCAGCCGATAATAACCCAGGCTGCCGTTTCTAAGTTGGAACAAGCCATAACCGGTCTCAGCTGCCACGATATAGCGCTGCAAGCCGTCCCGACCGGAGGCAAAAAACTTTAGCAAATTGCCGAACAAGGCTTCGATACGCAAGATGATGCTTTTGCCGCGCACCGGGTTGTAACATAGAACTTGGAGTCTATCGGCCGACAACGGCGTGGCGCTGTTGTTAAACACATCGACGAGGCAGTTAAAAACCCCCTCTATGCCTATATAGCGCTGCAAACTGGCCTCACCCCAATTGGATACGGATAAGCGCTGGATGCTCTGGATGAAACACTGGCGGCTGTCACCGTAACTTAAAGGGTCCGAGCGTTCGCTCATCACTAATTGTTGATTGTTCGCGTCGATAGCCAAACTTTCGCCGAGATTTATCAGTAACAACGACGACGCGACGCGATTCGGCTCGCCGTAAACCTCCAGATCGTTCTCCCTGCCGGGCAAATAGCGGCTTAGAAACGCATTCAACTCATTAAATAGTTGATATAAATCATTACTGGCTATTTTAAGACTGGAGGTAACCAGTTGCAGATTGAGCGATTTTTTATATAAGCCGTTTACCACCGCCCAGCATAAAACTTCGAGTAAGCTATCGCCGGATTTAATAGCGCTTTCCGGGGAGGCTTTTTGCGACGCAATTCTGTCGTCATATAGACACCAGCGCGTTGGCACATCATCAGCAAGGACTTCGACAACCACCAAAAGATCAGGTTTGGCATGGACAGTGGTTCGGGTGGTTAGCACTTCGATTTTGTCTGGGCGTAAATCCAGGGTTGCCCGCAATTTCCGGCCGATCAATTTCAAGTCTCGGTTTTCGCGCTGCGCCTGATCCAATGGCAAACCGGAAAACTTTAAAATCATCCGCAGGCACTGTTGCAGTTGATCGCGAATCACCACATGCTCAATGCTGGCTTTCTTGATATCCCAAAATTTTTGACTGGCCAAATTGTCCAACAAATCGTCCGGCCATTCCCATTGGTTTGCCACGCTGTGCAGATAATCTTCACGTTGCAGACGTACCCTGTTCTCCGTGAGATTTTCGGACGCGGCCATGATTTTCATGTAAAAACATTCCCGAATCAGATTCAACCGGCGTTTGGACTGTGCCTGGCGCAGATAGGCATCCACTTTGCGGTACATCAGCAAGTATGGATCCAGGCTTTCGACACTGAAATCGCCTTGATACACCGCCTGTTTTAATGTCAGGCACAGCCACTGCGGTTCGGGAAATTCACTGGCGTAACTTTCCATCAGCAGCAGCTTCAACAAGGACTTATGCGGGGACGTCAAAGATTTGTATATATGCCAAAGCGTAGCGCTGACGAATTCCGCCATCGGCATATCTTCTAGGCCACCGAAATCGACAACGTCGGTTTCCGAAATAAACCGGTTCTCCAGCAAATGCGCAACATATTGCTTATAGTATTTTTCCTGTTGCGGCGGCACCAACCACCAGACCGGTACCCGCCCGGCGATGTAAATCGAGGTGCGGTAAAACTCTTCCAACAGCAGATAATGTTGGGTTTCGCCGCTACTCTCTTTAGAGATCGGCGTATTTTCGCCGCGCAAAAACTGCGTGGCATCTACCAGAAAAAAATGCGTCTCGATTTTTAAGGTCGCCGCCCATTTTTCCACTTCCTGAGCTTTTTGCCGCAATTCGTTTAATTCGTCGGCTGCCAAAGTGGATGAATGGCAAAGCCAAATATCAATATCGCTGTTTTTCGAAAACGCCATACTACCGACGCTACCCA of the Methylomonas sp. MK1 genome contains:
- a CDS encoding class I adenylate cyclase produces the protein MTNRFLPIHLGAPGEEISKKDLYAVAQRFKHFNQLRLQHVQSFLQPRQQDFLKLLPLLFHQNHPLLPGFVSLEGPAGIPDYTPNKQATDVAKQFSKGFVYKRKALRHYPIQAIFLMGSVGSMAFSKNSDIDIWLCHSSTLAADELNELRQKAQEVEKWAATLKIETHFFLVDATQFLRGENTPISKESSGETQHYLLLEEFYRTSIYIAGRVPVWWLVPPQQEKYYKQYVAHLLENRFISETDVVDFGGLEDMPMAEFVSATLWHIYKSLTSPHKSLLKLLLMESYASEFPEPQWLCLTLKQAVYQGDFSVESLDPYLLMYRKVDAYLRQAQSKRRLNLIRECFYMKIMAASENLTENRVRLQREDYLHSVANQWEWPDDLLDNLASQKFWDIKKASIEHVVIRDQLQQCLRMILKFSGLPLDQAQRENRDLKLIGRKLRATLDLRPDKIEVLTTRTTVHAKPDLLVVVEVLADDVPTRWCLYDDRIASQKASPESAIKSGDSLLEVLCWAVVNGLYKKSLNLQLVTSSLKIASNDLYQLFNELNAFLSRYLPGRENDLEVYGEPNRVASSLLLINLGESLAIDANNQQLVMSERSDPLSYGDSRQCFIQSIQRLSVSNWGEASLQRYIGIEGVFNCLVDVFNNSATPLSADRLQVLCYNPVRGKSIILRIEALFGNLLKFFASGRDGLQRYIVAAETGYGLFQLRNGSLGYYRLDTQNQLLHELAKPNPQFSAVFFDAYVLDQTYIPSLYTQNLADVIQVFYHATSKHVGVYVLDEKGALFVHQHSNANPEHVVTHYSVFLGTLLARAQLPDGLSVKFYEIQRNSAGVLSCHAVPVKLGASVMDLRVRIATEEGGAIAIYCNEQKFSVANADSFKPIRAHILGYRKNHDDYPFHITEIDVPCRLLGTDRNEQLQAAHFLNYKQKIEDKLNI